The Pieris napi chromosome 20, ilPieNapi1.2, whole genome shotgun sequence genome segment CAACTAACTAACTTAATAAcattagttatattaaaaagaagttCCTTATTATGCCTGTTCAcgaaatacttaattaaatattatattaattttacaattaccaTTTCAGATTGGTTGGGCGATAATATGTTCATTTAAATACGTAGTTACGGTCCTTATTGGTTTCTTCATCACTGGCTTGTCAGCCTGCATGTACCTTGCAGTACCAGTGTTCATTGGAGAGTTTAGTCAGGAGAGCATTCGAGGTAacgcaataaataattaagtaattataataaaagccttttatttcagatactttacatttaaatccatttatatttctatcatcGCATTCATTCCTAGCTATCTATGTGCCCTTTTTTGCAAAGGCCTCCTCGAAATCCAGTCATTTCTGCctgcactgtgccactctctgGCATGTACAACGTGCTGTTTCCTTAATCGGGTCTATCTATGTTGTAAATTGTCTTCTTTTTTTCCGTTCATTGtaccttgggcaccagttGAATACTTGGttgctccacttttctgttcctTTTGCCATGTGCTCCGTCCATTTCcaccttaatttatttatatttattgtgttttcttagttattattcttaataatatattctttattttacctttTCTCCTTTTCTCCTTTTCCCTATTATACTTCGTTCCATCGATCTTTGACGGACCTGTAGCTTTGTATGCTGCGCTTAAGGGGGCACCCATGTTTGAGATGCATATGTTTGTACAAATAGTGTATTAAAAAACTTCCTTTTAATTACCATGCTCGTTTTCTTATTCATGACTTCTCTAAGCGTCCATAAGCTCTTCCAAGCTTTTGCTACACTtgtgtgaatttattttactgttGCATCAGTCATagattttgtaatattgtataaaagtgttgtttaaaagtattattttctttctgaaattattaatgactGCTACTAAGACCTACAATTCTGCTTTCCGTGTCAAGTTCTGTGACCATCCTCTCCAATGCATCGCGTGTTGAGGCAAATACAATCAGGGCGTCTGCAAACCTTAAATGGGTCAATCTTTCGCCGTTATTATTATCCCAACTGTGAAAAAAGTCATAAATATGACAAAAGCACATATCGTTTATTAATACACTTTGATGAAGGTTGAAGGTTCTTCAACTGCTTTCAAAAATGCTTCTAAAATAGTTCAACGAAATATTTCGTCACATTTATTGTTTtggtatatattatacttatttttaattatttttgaagttatacttcttttggcgcgttagggaaaaaggATGAGAGTAAATATTTACGATCCGCACGCACACTGTCAAAAAATCCGACACCCGCACATCGGcacgaaaaaaataaaccctgaagttagcatagtaaacattttaaaataaaaaatgtccatttctttaattatatagaaatattttttttgtgatatttaaataaactttaataactAGATGatacgttataataaaactttcaatgtattcaatacctttgttctattgttagtgtagttttttctacaaacgtaaaaTAAGGCAAaagatgaaatttttaaaaagatttttatcttgttacaccaaagaagtataacttctaacgcgtatACTTaaagtacacacacatgttttttttaattaagttaaaaattatatttcaaatggCAAACTAGCATCAGGCTCATCTGAACTTAAAAGATTGCCGCTAAGCACTCATACGTACAGAAGATAAGTTAACCTTATCttgttttaattcaataaaagtactaagaaataaaaaatgagtACGGAACACCTCAAGGCAGTATTTTGGCCCCGCTACTTTTTCTAACATACATAAATGACCTTCCAGATGCTATACACCAGAACTGTATACtatttgctgatgacactacacttataataaaaagtaaaaacgaacaagacttaaaaaacaACTTAATTAAATCTCTAGACGACGCCATTAACTGGATGAATTCCAATAATCTACAAATAAACATGACCAAAACTAACATAATCCATTTTCAGACATATAACTCTAAAACACAATTAGACTTACaatataaaagcaataaactAGACATAATGAACGAGTGTGTATTTTTAGGTATAACGATAGATAAATTTTGTAGTTGGAAAGCacatattgaaaaattacagAACAAAATAgacagttttgtttttgtgttaaaaCGACTAAAGGAAACTGTTAACCATGCTACGGTATTAGCTGCTTATCATGCATATGTTTCATCTATACTTAGATATGGAATTATAATTTGGGGAAATTCAGTCGAAGTAAATAGGGTATTTAAGGctcaaaagaaatgtattagagCAATTTGTGGAGCAAACTGTCTTGATAGTTGCGTACCTTTATTTAAGAAGCTCAAAATTTTATCTCTtccatgtatttatattttagagatATCGTTATTCGTGCacagaaacatacatatttttaagtcgaaTGTAGAAGTTGAAGTAAAAAGTAGACATGGGATgaaattggctgtgccaaaaatcaatctggAACTGTTTCGGAAAAACagcttttgtatggcaattaaagtctacaataaattaccaaaagaattaaaagatcttccgtctagattctttaaaaagcgacttagtgaattacttttagaaaaaatgtactattcaataaatgattatttgcatgaaacaccgtaattgatataaagctaatgatataatgtatataatataatagactagatagtataagaataattgacattgaataataatgtgaaatactttaagacaaatttgcgcgccatcgtgtgtggcagaatatgcgaacgatttatgattgtatcaccttaacattttgtaccatattcttgcaaaaaataaattattattattattattattattaagaactAGTACTACTATGACTAAacataattgtataaattcGAAAATTCAGGTTCATTAACCGCTGGAGCGTTAGTTCTCTTTCCTGTGGGATCAATGGTCAGCTATCTCCTCGGAACCTTGGACTACCACACGATGAACTACACCTGTCTCACCATCAGCACCGTGGGAACTCTGATGATGTTTTATTTGCGAGAATCACCTTTATATCTTATGAAAAATGGTTTGGAAAAGGTGGGATTTATACTACACTATATAGATTCAGAATATGAAAGATACATTAAACAAGATTTAAAGACACTTTTTCTAAttgaactatttatttttttgcattaattttACGAACAAAAAACTTTGCACCTATAGCACTATAATTTTACAGGAAGCTGCCGTTGTAATAGCATATTATAGAAGTGTAACAGTTGATAGTAAGGAGGTTCAAGAAGAAATGGAAAACATCAAACGTGCTCTTAACCCTGACTTAGACGGTAAGAGCTAATTCTCAGCTTATTTCTCTCAAATAAGAAAGATCTCGCCTAAaagataaatattgtaaataacaatatttccaATGTAGCCGGGGTTTATCTCGCGAGACGCGTAACACGAATGagtatgattttaatttatgttattttccTAAATCTTTTTAGTCAAATATAAGAGATGGAATAAAGTCCCTGGACTTAATGGCAGGGGAGTAGATcgagaaaagaaaaaagagaCTTTATTAGTTGGCTGTTTAAAACTTTATGTTATCTTGCATATACCGTTAACGATGAACAAACAGATTAATTGAAACCTATATTTACCTAACCTATATACAATTGGAAATTCCGTCCTCACCGTCATTAAGAATAGAACTAGCTGATTCATATAATAACATTACTAAAGCAACGTATAATTTCGTAGATTCTACACCTGAAACAGAAAAATTGCAACCCAATCCCAACAAGCAGCGAGAAAAACTTAGCACCTGGCAATTTTTAAGTAAGTAAGCGATATATATTCTCATAGATGTAAAATTTAAACGgtatcattaattaattattatacatatactagcaaactcggcgaactccgtttcgccacctcgatggcttcgttttatgtaacatttcgtttggtgatcccgcttttctgttgaaatttttcctgaattttcttagCTATAAACCTTTctaacgaatgcaaaaccgtggaaatcggttcgtgcgttctggatttatagcgtcaggaaggaaaacccgacttatttttatatagtagatttttttaaaaaaatattgatttattttacagaagaATACCTATAATCGTGATATTGTTAGAAACCCGCTGTGGTTTGTATAAATGCGTCCGTACACTTATACAAACCACAACAGCTGTCTTGTTTAGGAGTGTGacaaatgtatttaaagtagttttttaactGTTCTCTCGCCATATACGTTGTTTTCTCTCGATGTAGGTACATAGCCGAACGTGCGTTACCGCGttctattatataattaactttaattctaCATTTGTATTGTGGTAGTTTAAGAATAGTTATACCGGAACGAGttgaaaatcataattgataaTGAACGAAGATCTTCGATTAAGATTCATTCATTAGAAGtcttaataatacataacatcAAGTGACATAGCGAACATTATATTCCCTTTTTTCAGAGAAGTCCCGTTCTACCCGTCGTGCTCTCTTTTTATCCCTAATTCTCTACACCGCAGCAGTATTCCAGGGTCAAATAGTGGTTCAAGTGTATGCAGAACCTTTATTCAGTGCAGCGGTTCCCAGTATGTCTGCTACTCTTTGCAGTGTGTTATTCGCAGCGGTTACAATTTTTGGAGCTCTGATTGTAGTTTATCTAGTGGACAGATTGGGTAGGCGGGTGAGTCATCAATTATATAAACtgatattattagttattatttagttctgataatttaagtaaatgaAAAATCTTGACCTGTGTTAGCTCACTCACGCACTCTAAACACGCAACATGATCcaacaaatacaataaaattccTAGTTTTTCTGAATTTCCGAGTTGTTGTGAccgtatgtatgtatgtaaaagtGTCGAAAGCTTATGGCTAGATCAAGAATAACACTAATACACCTTTGCCTTTCGTCTAATTTTATGCTATTAGTTGATACCACCAATCCAGCAGTTGCATCTTCTGTAGATCTATTGTGAGAACCCAAATTGATTGTTTACTAGGATAAgtatttctgtaattttaGCGAGGTTCCCAGGAAGAGAAATGGGACGTtagttttcattttattgCCTGATTCAGGGAAGATACCTTTGTCAATACTAAGATCGCAGATATAAGAAATTTGTGCagcaatgtttatttaattaaatgtatcacCTGGCGCAGAATTAGGCTTAAGAGAGCTATTACTTCTTATAATTTCTTACTAATCACAAGAAAGGACTAGAAAAGCCAATTAATTACCCACCAAACAGAAATAACCGTTTACAATATCGAGAGACTTTTCAAGGGATTTTTCTTCCCTGTAAATCAAGCAGTTTGTTAGATTAAGTTGCTTATATTTTGATGTTAATACGAACAAATACTtagtattaaaacatttacagACTGCGAGTATAGAGGAtagatttaaaactaaattgtgACCGTTAATTTCTAGCCGCTGATGATTTACTCTTCAATATTGGCATCAATATTCGCAGCATCTCTTGGCACGCAAATCCAATTCAATTGGGCTCCGAATTGGATGACAGCCGTTTTCATATATCTCTTCTGTTTCTCCTACACATTGGGTGCTGGGACTATACCTTTTACCATGAGTGCGGAGATATTTTTGCCAGAGGTAAGATTTAACCCATCATCCTTGTATCTGGCTATCGTGAGTTGTTTAATcataactattaaaaataatccacAATTTGCTTTGTTTTATCTAGTGAATAAGTGTAGGaagtaaatgtttttttattgccatCTTTTTGACATATAATTAGTCATGAAAGATTATGCTTGACATAGCTACTAAAGTTTACTTAAACTACGGCTTCATATATGTCGCCTATATCAAAGATATAATAACATATGCCAaatgctatttaaataaataaatgttatatttcatTGTCTGTCTTGTGTCTGAGCTGCTTTAAATGAATCTAATTTtgttctaattaatattttaatttcagataAAGAATTTCGCTACGATAGTTTCATTCGAATATTCTTTTCTTGGatgtttctttgttttatttatttttaatcctcTTGTCGCTGCACTGGGTAAGTTTTGATTCAAAAAACCATTCTTGAATttacaatgtttattattaaatgttttcgttatgccattatatttttacttttaaatgtcTTTGGCTTACGCCTGCgcaatgaaaaatttaatttggtaaactaattattttatcaatttgcGTTTATATTCGTTACAGAagttaaagtaatattataataagttttaatgtACAATTACCAATTACTTTtaggaatttattattttaatattgtatatttaaaaaaaagggtgcgtgtacttatgtacgcgtgtaagaagttatacttctttggcattattaaaaatagtttttgattgcatgcaaataattaattacaattaaataatcaaagactggaaaaggagtcattatagtcaataaagttcagttgacatttgaaaaattaaataaataaatatttattattattctcttacattaagtgtaacataaattccattattattcgaatgttgtttttaaattatgtccaataccgtagcatcttccgtgggcaacttcattttgttaattttgtgtcacggtgcgcatcgtataatttcactctcatcaatttttcataacgcgcctaaagaagtataacttcaataataaatatatttttaggattGGGCACATTATTTTGCATGTTTGCTGGAGTATGTCTAATGACTGCAATATTTTGCTATTTCTTCATGCCAGAGACGAAAGGATTAACAGTGGATGTGATACAACACAAATTTTACTCACCAAGATctcaaaataatgtttaagtattatattatgtttttctaataaataccaaaatatattatgacttTCTTTTTTGGTCAATTGTGTGCATATGTCAATTGACTAAAATGTCATAACAATTTAACAATTGTGTGTTTGACACTTcgaagaaaaaacaaatattgtttattgttattcgcCTATGTCaacataaacaaatgaaaataatgtaCTGTTTGGCAAAAAAATGGACAACTAAGCAAATTTATATTCTAAAGTCGATTTcagtaaattaaatgaaatttaattgtctgACCGTCAGACAATTAAACGTCAGACTCTGACGTACAAAGGCATTTAAGAACTCAAAATATTGTTAGTTAAATAGCCAcccaattaataaaacaatcataaaattgaatagaactttaataatcaaataacaATTCACATGAAAACTTTGTCTATATctcaaaacaaaactaacaATTATTTGTACGTTTGGTAACATTGTGTGCTAGTATATATCACTGCTCAATatctaaatgtataaaattgtgcttatatattatctttatCACGCTCGTGAAAAAGAGCAATTccattttgactttgaaataACTATGACTTATTTCTACCAGAAACTGGAAAATGCAACTGTCTCTTTCTTACAATAGCTATGCCTAGATCCTAAAATCCTTTATTACACcgtctatattaaaaaaaaaacacttttgcCTGGGGATGTATGTACGAGCCGACATTTTGCTAACTCGGGCTTTCTTAGTTctataagcgtggcgatttcctaaatcgtcggagttacgccccgagagtatagccagacgaaggcactctcttcaactgttacatagcaattaacatttcattatttcgcttatattatattgttgtacgcgagtggttaatatagattcaaactaaaatcctctattatttaaagcacccaGGAACTGTACAAGCTTCTTTGATTAGATTGACATATGGAAAaagcaaaaacaaaaattgccACGCCCACGAAGCGTAAAGAGCTCCGAATATTTTCTACTAAAACCTTCTAACACACTTCATATTTACAATCTGTAAAAATGCTATTTATTCGAAATTGCtagaattgtttaaataagttatttgaTTTCGACATTTTCACtgcattgtaataattgcgtaaaccaaagacaattatgtactgccctgcgattctgtaactcactttttgaactcacacagcggtcgctctgaaatcagtcttgaagcagtcattttatgatttggcattctaataaacaataaactaccagctcccaccttttcagaatgacaaatcataaaatgactgcttcacgactgatttgagagcgaccgtcgatgcgaaaaccacagcggttttcgcatcgagtgagttcgaaaagtgagttacagaatcgcagggctgatagtattattctaaaaacgtgacaaaatttaatttcaaatcaagcgatattttactatttggaaattttattttaactccCACTCATTGTGAAAGAAGGTTGTTGTGGGGAATGAAGGAAGCTCCAACTCAAAAGAACTGACCGACCCGAGTCGAGACGTTGTATatgttaaatacatatattaaatatatatataaatgtatgttaCGTATTTTTCGTTAAGGCATCTGTTTTAACGAAAATTCGCCATTTATTAGTTCTCACTACGTAGACTCCTGCGCATTCCGGTATTCGAACACGCTTCCTCTTTCCTGGAACATTTGTTGGGACTGGACAGTTTCTTCGTTTGTCCGTTTGAGGCCATTTCCGAAACCACCTCCACCGGGAGAGTGCATGATGTATTTATCctaaaatatgttaatcataaaatttactaataGGCCGACAGCGCACTAGCTTTTCAGCGttgaataatcaaatataatcTAAGTCTCTTCCCTCCCAGTTTTTCCATAATATTCTAGTTTTtctaagaaataatatacatttcgATACAGACCCCTTTCGgtcatttatttgaaaaaggtAGCTTTGTTCtattaataaagtattgtaaaataataggcccaataaaattcataataaaaaaaaaagaatttttaaaaggactttaaaatatcataCCCCAGGATAAGCCTCTATGGACGCCTTTCCTCCGAGATTAATAAGTCTTCCGCCAGCTCTCTGCAGCAGGTTCAACCCCACGGCTCCAGATGAACCACCTTCAATTAAGTTTTTAGAGGTTTTCTACGTGGATGGAAAAGATGTGGAACTAGCGCCAGTAAAGGACACACACACACGGGggcaatattattgttaaggGGGTTAttccaaaatttattaaaattatttgtaattccAATTTCAGCTTAACaatcattgatatacaaaaaacccaagatgcacactcaacgtctaaaaaacgtcctcaaaaaatgagcgcaacattctaaattgtgcgctcatttcaaatagtctcgcgtctaataagtggagtcgatgttatttatttgtgttttttttataaataaatttatgtacttttgaacttttttgtgtgtagtttttgacaaatatatttacgctatataaagtgtagttcaggaggtagccaatttaacattttttttttatctaaagaaaaaactttttaaccggattaaagttatgtattattataaatttacaactatttaacatccaacaccttttgtcttcagtcaccgtgaccacgcacgctgtaaagcacccgaaaagtcggataaatataaaattatgttaaatagttgtaaataaaaaagtcatgttcgactccactcaataccttgtcctaccgaccacggtcggtcgtaaaattttattgctttaagtacgtatacactgcattgtaataacaactttaagcaattcgcgtaaggttgattttgcaataatatatgcttgtaatatatactgttatagacatactgttatagaaagggacagaaatagtgtttcgggatactttcgagcgttacttttattcgagactgtgcatcttgggttttttgtatatcaatgttaacaatatatgttttgaaaatttacataaGTTCACATCtaagtttttaagttaaagttaagaacaattcaatatttaaatataaaaaattatgtatgttacatagtgaggcataagaattttagaaagatTAAGGTGGAGCTTGGCGCAAAAaccgttgggaaacactgctcTAGAATATACCTTGATCTTGGAGTCCAGGCCTAAACCGGGGTGGCTAATTCATTTACAActaggttttttatttgtctaaAAAAGAGAATTTATTCTAGTAGTAGGCTAGTCTAAAACCACGTTTTAGTTAGCTTTGAATCACTCTAAGTTCTGGAAAAttctttctttaattaattttggtaGTAATACCCGGCGAAACATTGCATatcaatattcaattaaacaaacattacCATTAATCCCATATGGTTGAAAAACTCTTCTCTCGGTGAGAGCAGAGAGTTGTACAGTCCTTCTGAAGACCAGCTCTCTAACCACCCCATCGCCTCCACAGAACACACCTGAAATACGTATACATTCCCTAATATAAGTCCttgtgtattaatttattccctttggagtagagactcttgggccgatAAAAGGCTagagttggcgcctggtagatagtaccggtgacccaaCGTGATACAACGAGGGAAtcctgccagcgttaaaggtacactgccacggggaccaaactttttaaatttgttttaattttcttttttattatttttattcttataggtatgttatctaaagctggcggcttcaacacattcacactttgtgcttgtgtagtgtctgtgaataagcgcgaggcgtgatgtcaaactgaaatacaatcacaaatacatcacgaaaagactgtccgtctctctcgcgctcggtcaagcttatgagtataaaagagacaattattgttttgcttttgctacggtttatgttgatctttattgtacatgttgatcttttttcaaacattaccaggacaatctcgtgaa includes the following:
- the LOC125060026 gene encoding facilitated trehalose transporter Tret1-like; the encoded protein is MGVINQVSSCVIVGFLCFSTGIVFCWPSSMIKVFASENTTLNRVMTETEISLLGGLPPIGALCTIPLTGKIFDTLGRKYTLIGISLSQVIGWAIICSFKYVVTVLIGFFITGLSACMYLAVPVFIGEFSQESIRGSLTAGALVLFPVGSMVSYLLGTLDYHTMNYTCLTISTVGTLMMFYLRESPLYLMKNGLEKEAAVVIAYYRSVTVDSKEVQEEMENIKRALNPDLDDSTPETEKLQPNPNKQREKLSTWQFLKKSRSTRRALFLSLILYTAAVFQGQIVVQVYAEPLFSAAVPSMSATLCSVLFAAVTIFGALIVVYLVDRLGRRPLMIYSSILASIFAASLGTQIQFNWAPNWMTAVFIYLFCFSYTLGAGTIPFTMSAEIFLPEIKNFATIVSFEYSFLGCFFVLFIFNPLVAALGLGTLFCMFAGVCLMTAIFCYFFMPETKGLTVDVIQHKFYSPRSQNNV